The Nostoc sp. 'Lobaria pulmonaria (5183) cyanobiont' genome window below encodes:
- the topA gene encoding type I DNA topoisomerase, which yields MSTLVIVESPTKARTIRNYLPSGYRVEASMGHVRDLPQSASEIPAAVKGETWAQLGVNVDADFEPVYVVPKDKKKIVTQLKDALKDVDELILATDEDREGESISWHLYQLLKPKVPTKRMVFHEITQEAIKKALKNCRNIDEQLVRAQETRRILDRLVGYTLSPLLWKKIAWGLSAGRVQSVAVRLLVTRERQRRAFHEGTYWDLKASLSKEKTPFGAQLVTLGGTKIANGSDFDATTGQITAGRNVLLLNEEQAVALKERLTGKTWNVNDIEERPVTRKPSPPFTTSTLQQESNRKLRLSARDTMRVAQNLYEQGYITYMRTDSVHLSDQAIAAARSCVEKLYGQQYLSPQPRQYTTKSKGAQEAHEAIRPAGSSFRTPQETGLGGRELAVYDLIWKRTVACQMADSRQTQITVQLQVEDAGFRSSGKRIDFPGYLRAYVEGSDDPEAALEDQEVILPNLKVGDRPNCTELEAVGHETQPPARYTEASLVKTLESEGIGRPSTYASIIGTIIDKGYAHLVTNALIPTFTAFAVTDLLEKHFPDIVDPSFTSKMEQTLDDIATGEAKWLPYLQQFYLGEKGLETLVKEQESQIDATKARTVELENLDAKVRIGKYGPYIEVENGEGVITASIPKDLTPADLDPKQVEVLLRQKITGPDQVGRHPETGEPIYVKIGAYGPYVQLGDKTEENPKPKQASLLKGVTPETVTLEMAVGLLALPRTLGVHPVTGGKIQASLGRFGPYVVHDQGKEGKDYRSLKAADNVLTISLERALELLSEPKKGRSSTNSKSKAALRELGTHPEDGETINIYDGPYGPYIKYGKTNVSIPEGQTVEDVTLAAALNLLAAKTSTGKSTRKTSKSTSSKSKSTAKSSTTAAKKKVTEG from the coding sequence ATGTCAACTCTCGTCATCGTCGAATCTCCAACCAAAGCTCGTACCATTCGCAACTACCTGCCATCAGGCTATCGGGTGGAGGCGTCTATGGGTCATGTGCGTGACCTACCCCAATCGGCTAGTGAAATTCCCGCTGCCGTCAAGGGGGAAACATGGGCGCAGCTAGGGGTAAATGTGGACGCCGACTTTGAACCGGTATATGTTGTCCCGAAAGACAAAAAGAAAATTGTTACCCAGCTCAAAGATGCCCTCAAGGATGTAGATGAACTGATTCTGGCAACGGACGAAGACCGGGAAGGTGAAAGCATTAGTTGGCATTTATACCAACTACTGAAGCCGAAAGTTCCGACTAAGCGGATGGTGTTTCACGAAATAACCCAAGAGGCGATTAAAAAAGCTCTGAAAAACTGCCGCAATATTGATGAGCAGTTGGTTCGTGCCCAAGAAACCCGACGGATTTTAGATCGACTGGTGGGCTATACCCTGTCTCCCCTGCTATGGAAAAAAATCGCCTGGGGATTATCTGCTGGGCGAGTGCAATCTGTAGCTGTGCGGCTTTTAGTCACTAGGGAACGCCAACGCCGCGCCTTCCATGAGGGTACGTACTGGGATTTGAAAGCTAGTTTATCAAAGGAAAAAACCCCCTTTGGTGCCCAATTAGTAACATTGGGAGGAACCAAAATCGCTAATGGTAGTGATTTTGACGCCACAACCGGACAAATTACCGCAGGTCGCAATGTCTTGTTGCTCAACGAAGAACAAGCGGTAGCGCTCAAGGAACGCCTAACTGGAAAAACCTGGAATGTTAACGACATCGAAGAACGCCCAGTGACGCGCAAACCGTCGCCACCGTTCACCACCTCGACGTTGCAACAAGAATCTAACCGGAAACTGCGCCTCTCAGCCCGTGACACCATGCGCGTTGCCCAGAATTTGTACGAGCAGGGGTATATTACCTATATGCGGACAGATTCGGTACATTTGTCAGATCAAGCGATCGCAGCTGCTCGGAGTTGTGTAGAAAAGCTTTACGGTCAACAATACCTCAGTCCCCAACCCCGGCAATACACCACCAAATCCAAAGGCGCACAAGAGGCGCACGAAGCAATTCGTCCAGCAGGTAGCAGCTTCCGTACTCCCCAAGAAACTGGTTTGGGTGGTCGGGAACTTGCTGTCTACGATTTGATTTGGAAGCGGACTGTCGCCTGTCAAATGGCTGATTCCCGCCAAACTCAAATTACCGTGCAATTGCAAGTCGAGGACGCTGGATTTCGTTCTTCTGGCAAACGGATTGACTTTCCAGGATACTTACGTGCATACGTTGAAGGCTCAGACGACCCGGAAGCAGCACTGGAAGACCAGGAAGTAATTTTGCCGAATCTAAAAGTGGGAGATCGTCCAAATTGTACAGAGCTAGAAGCCGTTGGGCACGAAACTCAACCGCCAGCTAGGTACACCGAAGCTTCTTTAGTGAAAACCTTAGAAAGCGAAGGTATCGGTCGTCCCAGTACATACGCCAGCATCATTGGCACAATCATCGACAAGGGTTATGCCCATTTGGTGACTAACGCTCTCATTCCCACCTTCACTGCTTTTGCCGTCACCGACTTGCTGGAGAAACATTTCCCGGACATCGTCGATCCTAGTTTCACCTCGAAGATGGAGCAAACTCTCGATGACATTGCCACAGGTGAAGCGAAATGGCTACCCTACTTGCAGCAATTTTATTTAGGAGAAAAAGGACTGGAAACGCTGGTAAAAGAGCAGGAAAGTCAAATTGATGCCACCAAAGCTAGGACTGTAGAACTGGAAAATCTAGATGCCAAAGTCCGCATTGGTAAATATGGCCCTTATATTGAAGTCGAAAATGGTGAGGGAGTTATCACCGCCTCAATTCCCAAAGACCTGACACCAGCTGACCTCGACCCCAAACAGGTGGAAGTATTGCTGCGGCAAAAAATTACAGGACCTGATCAAGTAGGTCGCCATCCCGAAACTGGCGAACCAATTTATGTGAAAATTGGTGCTTACGGGCCTTATGTCCAATTGGGTGACAAAACCGAAGAAAATCCCAAACCGAAACAAGCCTCCCTACTCAAAGGTGTCACCCCAGAAACCGTTACCCTGGAAATGGCTGTTGGTCTGTTGGCACTACCCCGGACGTTAGGGGTTCATCCAGTTACTGGCGGCAAAATTCAAGCAAGTTTGGGACGCTTTGGCCCTTATGTGGTTCATGACCAGGGTAAGGAGGGGAAAGACTACCGCTCCCTGAAAGCTGCTGACAATGTGTTGACAATTAGCTTAGAACGTGCATTGGAATTGTTATCAGAACCAAAAAAGGGACGCAGTTCCACCAACAGCAAGTCTAAAGCAGCCTTACGCGAATTGGGTACGCATCCAGAGGACGGGGAAACAATTAACATCTACGATGGCCCCTATGGTCCTTACATCAAGTATGGCAAAACTAATGTAAGTATCCCAGAAGGTCAAACGGTAGAAGATGTAACCCTGGCGGCGGCGCTGAACTTGTTGGCAGCTAAGACATCGACCGGGAAATCGACTCGCAAAACGAGTAAATCAACGAGTTCCAAATCTAAGTCAACTGCTAAATCATCAACAACCGCTGCAAAGAAAAAGGTCACAGAAGGCTAG
- a CDS encoding DUF6745 domain-containing protein — MIEKLTPEQEALIPVYREKWRAIALSTERIDREKAAESVKVVYAAFGVEVPEIVFCDSPYAAFSEIFLDKFDQLIQKLEFPIISRLNKSSVSRIRKQEKVFQPLPELLGKQIDFFHEVMNSPIFQTIDTKILYNCLYLELDSNGWDYGHGLFYTHLQPELITKIYEKLHQPGTKLHNRIGKRLWFFLRKSLGSHIGNVYWKSWQPDKNATVASVYDFYFKVLNFDYDVKKFQHFQSLIIECGWIFGFEKVAIICDRPLHLRFDNQNRLHAEGEPAIEFTDGYSLYSSHGVTLPEKYGKIHPQQWQSQWLLTEENAELRRVLIQGIGYARICQELQAIELDNWQEYTLLKIDNNVDIEPIYLLKMTCPSTSFIHALRVPPSMNSAREAIRWVNWGVDSEEFGVQT; from the coding sequence CTGATTGAAAAGTTAACGCCTGAGCAAGAGGCTTTGATTCCAGTTTATCGGGAAAAGTGGAGAGCGATCGCTCTTTCAACTGAGCGAATTGATCGTGAAAAAGCGGCGGAATCGGTAAAAGTTGTTTATGCTGCCTTTGGTGTTGAAGTACCTGAAATTGTTTTTTGTGATAGTCCGTATGCTGCTTTTAGTGAGATATTTCTGGATAAATTTGACCAATTAATACAAAAATTGGAATTTCCTATTATTAGTAGATTAAATAAATCATCTGTAAGCCGAATAAGAAAGCAAGAAAAAGTTTTTCAGCCTCTACCAGAACTCCTCGGTAAGCAAATAGACTTTTTTCATGAAGTAATGAATTCACCAATATTTCAGACAATAGATACCAAAATATTATATAATTGTCTTTATTTGGAATTGGATAGTAATGGTTGGGATTACGGACATGGACTATTCTATACACATCTCCAACCTGAACTCATTACCAAAATATATGAAAAGTTACATCAACCTGGGACAAAACTACATAACCGGATTGGAAAGCGATTGTGGTTTTTTCTAAGAAAAAGTTTAGGTTCTCATATAGGGAACGTTTATTGGAAATCCTGGCAACCAGATAAAAATGCTACAGTAGCTAGTGTATATGATTTTTATTTTAAGGTTTTAAATTTTGATTATGATGTGAAAAAATTCCAGCACTTTCAATCATTGATTATAGAATGTGGCTGGATTTTTGGTTTTGAAAAAGTAGCAATTATCTGCGATCGCCCCCTTCACCTGCGCTTCGACAATCAAAATCGCCTCCACGCTGAAGGTGAACCCGCCATTGAATTTACTGATGGATATAGCCTCTACTCCTCTCACGGCGTAACTTTGCCTGAAAAATATGGTAAAATCCACCCGCAGCAATGGCAATCTCAATGGCTTTTAACAGAAGAAAACGCCGAACTACGGCGAGTGTTAATTCAGGGTATTGGTTACGCTAGAATTTGCCAAGAATTACAAGCAATTGAATTAGATAATTGGCAAGAATATACACTATTAAAAATTGATAACAATGTGGATATCGAGCCGATTTATTTATTAAAAATGACTTGCCCTAGCACAAGCTTTATTCATGCCTTGCGAGTTCCACCAAGTATGAACTCAGCGCGTGAAGCGATTCGCTGGGTTAATTGGGGAGTAGATTCAGAGGAATTTGGTGTGCAAACTTAA
- a CDS encoding Uma2 family endonuclease gives MVKTPSQLWTIPPLENGEKLTRYEFERRYNATHNLKKAELTEGIVYIMPAAGRFRSHGQPHGWILTWLGTYEAATPGVALGVEPTVRLDLDNEPQPDAVLLIEPEAGGQTRLSEDDYIEGAPELVVEIAASSAAIDLHGKKQAYRRNGVKEYIVWQVLDQKLTWFSLEQGEYLELIPDNEGILRSRVFPGLWLAATELLAGNMQGVLKVLQAGLQSAEHGDFINKLGSD, from the coding sequence ATGGTGAAAACCCCCTCCCAGCTTTGGACAATTCCTCCTTTGGAAAATGGCGAAAAACTCACCCGGTATGAATTTGAGCGTCGCTATAATGCCACCCATAACCTGAAAAAAGCTGAATTAACCGAAGGGATTGTCTATATTATGCCTGCTGCTGGGCGTTTCCGAAGTCACGGTCAACCGCATGGTTGGATTTTGACATGGCTTGGTACTTACGAAGCTGCGACTCCTGGTGTAGCGTTGGGAGTTGAACCTACCGTCCGCTTAGACTTAGATAACGAACCTCAACCCGATGCTGTTCTGTTGATTGAACCGGAAGCAGGAGGTCAAACGCGGCTGAGTGAAGATGATTATATTGAAGGTGCGCCAGAGTTAGTTGTGGAAATTGCTGCTAGTAGTGCGGCTATCGATCTTCATGGCAAAAAACAGGCTTATCGTCGCAACGGTGTCAAAGAATATATTGTTTGGCAAGTTTTAGACCAAAAATTGACTTGGTTTTCTCTTGAACAGGGTGAATATCTAGAATTAATACCTGACAATGAAGGAATTTTGCGAAGTCGGGTTTTTCCAGGGTTGTGGTTAGCGGCGACGGAGTTATTAGCAGGTAATATGCAGGGTGTATTGAAGGTTTTACAAGCAGGTTTGCAGTCTGCTGAACATGGGGATTTTATCAATAAATTGGGTAGTGATTAA
- the bchB gene encoding ferredoxin:protochlorophyllide reductase (ATP-dependent) subunit B — protein MKLAYWMYAGPAHIGTLRIASSFKNVHAIMHAPIGDDYFNVMRSMLSRERNFTPVTTSVVDRNVLARGSQEKVVDNIVRKDAEEHPDLIVLTPTCTSSILQEDLHNFVERAQLEAKGDVMLADVNHYRYNELQAADRTLDQIVQYYIEKARKRGELPEGKTAKPSVNIIGTTTLGFHNNHDCTELKRLMADLGIEVNTLIPEGASVYDLKKMSQAWFNLVPYRELGLTTARYLEEQFGTPYIDITPMGVVETARCIRKIQQVINAQGAEVDYEDFINEQTLYVSQAAWFSRSIDCQNLTGKKAVVFGDNTHAAAITKILAREMGIHVVWAGTYCKYDADWFREQVSEYCDEVLISEDHGAIGDAIARVEPSAIFGTQMERHVGKRLDIPCGVIAAPIHVQNFPIGYKPFMGYEGTNQITDLIYNSFTLGMEDHLLEIFGGHDTKEVITRGISADSDLNWTKDGQAELNKIPGFVRGKVKRNTEKFARDRGFKEINAEVLYAAKEAVGA, from the coding sequence ATGAAATTGGCTTACTGGATGTATGCTGGTCCAGCCCACATCGGCACTCTGCGAATCGCTAGTTCTTTTAAAAATGTTCATGCGATCATGCACGCCCCCATTGGCGATGACTACTTTAACGTCATGCGCTCTATGCTATCGCGGGAGAGGAATTTTACTCCGGTGACAACCAGTGTCGTCGATCGCAACGTTTTAGCACGCGGCTCCCAAGAGAAGGTGGTAGATAACATCGTCCGCAAGGATGCCGAGGAACACCCAGATTTGATTGTGTTAACTCCCACCTGCACCTCCAGCATTTTGCAAGAGGATTTGCACAACTTTGTCGAACGGGCGCAGTTGGAAGCGAAAGGAGATGTAATGCTGGCGGATGTGAACCACTACCGCTACAACGAACTGCAAGCCGCCGATCGCACTTTGGATCAAATCGTCCAATACTACATTGAAAAAGCCCGGAAGCGCGGCGAATTGCCTGAGGGCAAAACAGCAAAGCCCTCAGTTAACATTATCGGTACTACTACCCTTGGTTTTCACAATAATCATGACTGCACCGAACTCAAACGGCTGATGGCTGACTTGGGGATTGAGGTAAATACCTTAATTCCTGAAGGTGCTTCGGTGTATGACTTGAAAAAGATGTCCCAAGCCTGGTTTAACCTAGTACCTTACCGCGAACTCGGTTTGACCACAGCCCGTTACCTGGAAGAACAATTTGGCACACCCTATATAGACATTACCCCAATGGGTGTAGTGGAAACTGCCCGTTGTATTCGCAAGATTCAGCAGGTAATCAACGCTCAAGGTGCAGAAGTTGACTACGAAGACTTCATCAATGAGCAAACCCTGTATGTATCTCAGGCTGCTTGGTTCTCCCGTTCGATTGACTGTCAAAACTTGACTGGCAAAAAAGCTGTGGTCTTTGGTGACAATACCCACGCCGCCGCCATTACCAAGATTCTGGCGCGAGAAATGGGGATTCATGTTGTTTGGGCTGGAACCTACTGTAAATATGATGCAGACTGGTTCCGCGAACAGGTTAGCGAGTATTGCGATGAAGTGCTAATCTCCGAAGATCATGGTGCAATTGGGGATGCGATCGCTCGTGTTGAACCCTCTGCCATTTTCGGTACACAAATGGAACGCCACGTTGGTAAGCGCTTGGATATTCCTTGCGGCGTAATTGCTGCACCAATCCACGTCCAAAACTTCCCCATTGGTTACAAACCATTTATGGGTTATGAAGGGACGAATCAGATTACAGATTTGATCTACAATTCCTTCACTTTGGGAATGGAAGATCACCTGTTAGAAATCTTTGGCGGTCATGATACCAAAGAAGTTATTACTAGAGGAATTTCTGCTGATTCTGATTTGAATTGGACAAAAGATGGTCAAGCAGAATTGAATAAGATTCCGGGATTTGTGCGTGGAAAAGTGAAGCGTAATACTGAGAAATTTGCGCGCGATCGCGGTTTCAAGGAAATCAATGCCGAGGTGTTATACGCTGCGAAGGAAGCTGTCGGGGCTTAG
- the rsmA gene encoding 16S rRNA (adenine(1518)-N(6)/adenine(1519)-N(6))-dimethyltransferase RsmA, whose protein sequence is MIRPRKVFAQHWLKSEKALDAIIKAAECTESDRSLKGDRVLEIGPGTGILTRRLLPLVQSLVAVEIDRDLCQVLSKQLGKTENFLLLQGDFLTLDLPSYLAAFPNFQQPNKVVANIPYNITGPIIEKLLGTIANPNPEPFDSIVLLVQKEVAERLYAKPGSKAFGALSVRVQYLAECELICTVPAAAFHPPPKVDSAVVRLRHRKIEIPALNPRQLENFLKLGFGAKRKMLRNNLQSVIERDRLSHLLEQLKINPQARAEDLSLQQWVILANQLGVGSRE, encoded by the coding sequence ATGATCCGACCGCGTAAGGTTTTTGCTCAACATTGGCTCAAAAGTGAAAAGGCACTCGACGCAATTATTAAAGCAGCAGAGTGTACAGAAAGCGATCGCTCCCTCAAAGGCGATCGCGTCCTGGAAATTGGGCCTGGAACTGGCATTCTAACTCGTCGTTTATTACCCTTAGTGCAATCTCTGGTTGCGGTTGAAATAGACCGCGACTTATGCCAAGTGTTGTCAAAGCAGCTTGGTAAGACTGAAAATTTTTTACTGCTGCAAGGCGATTTTCTCACTCTAGATTTACCATCTTATCTGGCAGCCTTTCCCAATTTTCAACAGCCAAATAAGGTAGTAGCCAATATTCCCTACAACATTACAGGGCCAATCATTGAGAAACTACTCGGTACGATCGCTAACCCTAACCCCGAACCATTTGACTCAATAGTGTTGCTGGTACAAAAAGAAGTGGCAGAAAGGTTATATGCTAAACCAGGATCGAAAGCCTTTGGGGCGTTGAGTGTGCGGGTACAGTATTTGGCTGAGTGTGAGTTAATCTGCACAGTCCCAGCGGCCGCATTCCATCCACCGCCAAAAGTCGATTCAGCAGTAGTGCGATTGCGCCACCGAAAAATAGAGATACCAGCACTTAATCCCCGACAGTTAGAAAATTTCTTAAAGTTGGGGTTTGGTGCCAAACGCAAAATGTTACGAAATAATTTGCAATCAGTTATAGAACGCGATCGCTTGAGCCACTTACTGGAACAATTAAAAATAAATCCCCAAGCCAGAGCTGAAGACCTCAGCCTTCAGCAATGGGTAATTCTAGCAAATCAATTGGGAGTGGGGAGTAGGGAGTAA
- the ispE gene encoding 4-(cytidine 5'-diphospho)-2-C-methyl-D-erythritol kinase, giving the protein MRSYSLIAPAKINLYLEIIGDASNGLRQRPDGYHELAMILQSIGLADQIDVRSISTDTIRVHCNHPQVPTDKSNLAYRAAELMVKQFPEAFAKYGGVEVTINKQIPVAAGLAGGSTNAAAVLVGIDLLWKLGLTQSELEELGGTLGSDVPFCVAGGTAIATGRGEQLFPLPSLDSIYIVLAKYRSLEVSTAWAYKTYRQQFGHSYIRDSDNLTARANAVHSEAIVKAVLDKDAGEIARKLHNDLERVVLPDYPQVLQLREVFANQEGVLGTMMSGSGPTVFALFESQQQAEQVKLQVKEAILDEDLELFVTRTITHGIQVASSI; this is encoded by the coding sequence ATGCGTTCTTACAGCCTAATTGCCCCTGCTAAAATCAACTTGTATCTGGAAATTATTGGCGATGCCTCCAACGGGCTACGCCAACGCCCTGATGGCTATCACGAATTAGCCATGATACTTCAAAGTATCGGACTTGCAGACCAAATTGATGTGCGTTCCATTAGTACTGATACCATTAGGGTTCACTGCAACCACCCACAAGTACCGACAGATAAAAGTAATCTGGCATACCGAGCAGCAGAATTAATGGTGAAGCAATTTCCCGAAGCTTTTGCTAAATATGGAGGCGTGGAAGTTACCATCAACAAGCAGATTCCTGTCGCTGCTGGGTTGGCTGGGGGTTCGACGAATGCAGCAGCTGTTTTGGTGGGGATAGATTTACTGTGGAAGTTGGGATTAACTCAGTCAGAATTAGAGGAGTTAGGAGGTACACTCGGTTCAGATGTACCATTTTGTGTGGCAGGTGGAACTGCGATCGCAACAGGTAGAGGTGAGCAACTTTTTCCGCTGCCAAGTTTGGATAGTATCTATATAGTGTTAGCAAAATACCGCAGTTTGGAAGTTTCCACCGCTTGGGCATACAAAACCTATCGACAACAGTTTGGTCATTCTTATATTAGAGATAGCGACAACTTGACAGCGCGTGCTAATGCAGTTCATTCAGAAGCAATAGTAAAAGCTGTCCTAGATAAAGATGCGGGAGAAATTGCCCGAAAACTGCACAATGATTTAGAACGAGTTGTATTGCCAGACTATCCCCAAGTCTTGCAGTTGCGAGAAGTGTTTGCAAATCAAGAAGGTGTTTTAGGAACAATGATGTCTGGTTCTGGCCCAACAGTATTTGCTCTTTTTGAGTCTCAACAGCAGGCAGAACAAGTGAAGTTACAAGTTAAAGAAGCAATTCTTGATGAAGACTTAGAATTGTTTGTGACTCGGACAATTACACATGGTATTCAGGTGGCATCTTCAATTTAA
- a CDS encoding DUF3082 domain-containing protein, which translates to MNDQNLTPQTDAKEQVTASPLRCFTGAVISGGMGFAAYSLMIAIATNFASKPIHSINPLVVKISSAVRTLVVGVVALGSGIFAIVAIGLLALGVQLLVQQLTKQKSSEN; encoded by the coding sequence ATGAATGACCAAAATCTAACGCCGCAAACAGATGCTAAAGAACAGGTGACAGCTAGTCCGTTACGCTGTTTTACTGGGGCGGTGATTTCTGGAGGGATGGGATTTGCAGCGTATTCGCTGATGATTGCGATCGCAACAAATTTTGCTAGTAAACCGATCCATTCAATCAATCCATTGGTGGTGAAGATTTCTTCTGCTGTCCGCACTCTGGTTGTTGGTGTAGTTGCTTTGGGTAGCGGGATTTTTGCTATAGTGGCAATTGGTTTGTTGGCTTTGGGAGTGCAATTATTAGTGCAGCAATTAACGAAGCAAAAAAGTAGTGAAAACTAG
- a CDS encoding GerMN domain-containing protein, whose protein sequence is MTMVVSLGSCSSKPTASNIDSATSYPTTAPTNNVSSQTPSQIPSVAQLREKSPNQESPKENTPSPSTSKVAISKTTSVTLYTSDTQCQKLIPEKVSVPADEPVTNVVSKILEKRDTSDFSLSGYRVNIKNGIATVDLRISPESKRQITSLSSCEQFALFGSLRKTLTSNAQWNIKEVRFTERGEDIVL, encoded by the coding sequence ATGACAATGGTTGTAAGCCTTGGTAGTTGTAGTTCTAAGCCCACCGCGAGTAATATTGACAGCGCAACGTCATATCCTACCACAGCACCAACGAATAACGTATCTTCTCAAACTCCCAGCCAAATTCCTAGCGTAGCTCAGTTAAGAGAAAAATCTCCTAATCAAGAATCTCCTAAGGAAAATACGCCTTCTCCATCAACTTCTAAAGTCGCTATTAGCAAAACTACTAGCGTAACGCTATACACAAGTGATACTCAATGTCAAAAACTAATTCCAGAAAAGGTTTCAGTGCCAGCCGATGAACCAGTGACAAATGTCGTGAGTAAAATCTTAGAAAAACGAGATACAAGCGACTTTAGCTTGTCTGGGTATCGTGTCAACATCAAAAATGGCATTGCTACAGTTGATTTACGCATATCTCCTGAGTCAAAGCGGCAAATAACTTCTCTTTCTAGTTGTGAACAGTTTGCTCTGTTTGGCAGTCTCCGCAAAACCTTAACGAGTAATGCTCAATGGAATATTAAAGAGGTTCGCTTCACGGAGCGAGGCGAGGACATTGTTCTTTAG